From Microbacterium sp. LWH11-1.2, one genomic window encodes:
- a CDS encoding FmdB family zinc ribbon protein, which yields MPTYAYACTSCGHQFDAVQSFSDNALTECPECGGTLRKQYGSIGVTFNGSGFYRTDSRAKSGGSGEGSASSKSESKTSAAPAAASTPASS from the coding sequence ATGCCCACCTACGCCTATGCCTGCACGTCGTGCGGACACCAGTTCGACGCCGTCCAGAGCTTCTCCGACAACGCACTCACCGAATGCCCCGAGTGCGGGGGCACGCTGCGCAAGCAGTACGGTTCGATCGGCGTCACGTTCAACGGCTCGGGGTTCTACCGCACGGACTCGCGCGCCAAATCAGGCGGATCGGGCGAGGGTTCGGCATCATCGAAGTCGGAGTCGAAGACGAGCGCCGCGCCGGCTGCTGCGTCGACTCCGGCCTCTTCCTGA
- a CDS encoding AAA family ATPase — MAEAAVTLGDLHESSTGVEIAHAAEAERTRLRAEAADLGGPSPLVSFRDGPESGIDISKAHPGSLPQFITGKSTLLSNLFRDEVGLRTARLAAERITAKNTELRTVRGIEAVHLAVGVARWRIGGAGFAAPVLLRPLAIRRHHSDFELKLQGAFEVNPELVRIAREHFGISIDPASLAALAYDGGIFKPQPVIDSLRATTRSIDTFSVEPRLVVSTFADVSAAMSRDGGSLDHLVLNALNGHVGDREQISAPRAAPHHTSPDDRAPASDNLLLDADAEQEAVLARIAAGHSLTVATLPGTGGTQTVINALGELVRAGKRVLVVSARRSTLDGVRHRLAGIGLDSLAISPASVRRDLVRAIGRNEKAAAPKVSEVDDALVRLRTVLRDYRQALTSPIPGTDASVLDATRHLTRLASLPVPPSTTARLGPDALRRLAADRTEASESLAQAARLGEFRFGPDDSPWYGVTFASTEAARAAHELAGRLHASSVPALLERGYELIAQTHMRPFSTVDELGEYLRLLQGIRDSLDRFSPTVFERPLGELIQAHGSRRDAPGLSAANRRRLRRLAKEYVRPGVHVTEMHEALLRIQTQRTQWQRFVEAGVAPEVPLGLGDVAASWQRVEAELAELDAALGRREPLATLPVARLVRTLAGLAEKSDVFDNLVERAQLRDRLALLGLEPLLAELSVRHVAESRVGDELEFAWWQSLLERALQDNRALLGANTAVVDRLERDFRLVDEAHAAMAGPLLAWQLANQWRIAIVDEPQQSQHLRRALTQPATTTAEVVSSAPALIDVLAPVWISSPYLVPEIPDSVEFDTVLLVDAAAINLAEAAPAIRRARQIVAFGDPVTQRPTPFHIAVDPVESWEAEVPFDDVSVFERLSELLPVMTLTRSYRAGGEDLAELINDAFYGGEIVSLPWAGSYLGRGSLTVDYVEGGTGAPDPVSGAVESPDAEVARVVTLVVEHAIHRPSESLMVVTASTRHAERVRAAVTSAFAGRSDVADFVGRDTAEPFAVLTLEESVAESRDRVIFSLGFGLTKHGRVLSDFGDLSTPDGERLLTVGMTRARRSMVIVSSIRPSAFDDGRLEHGAATLMSILGGLAARSRDARLEDLADPLTLALARELRRLGASVDVDYRGLLPLVAQHDGKAVVIESDPESRGDSLRETLRLRPHVLRRLGWHYVRVHAFDLYSDPVTAATRIAGVLGISESAPRVENDTQPIDIIDPENG; from the coding sequence GTGGCGGAGGCCGCTGTGACCCTCGGCGATCTGCACGAGTCGAGCACCGGTGTCGAGATCGCGCACGCCGCCGAGGCCGAGCGCACCCGTCTGCGGGCCGAGGCCGCCGATCTCGGCGGGCCCTCGCCTCTGGTCAGCTTCCGCGACGGACCCGAGTCGGGCATCGACATCTCGAAGGCGCACCCGGGCAGCCTTCCCCAGTTCATCACCGGCAAGTCGACGCTCCTGTCGAACCTGTTCCGCGACGAGGTCGGGCTCCGCACCGCGCGGCTCGCCGCCGAGCGGATCACGGCCAAGAACACCGAGCTGCGCACCGTGCGGGGGATCGAGGCCGTGCACCTCGCGGTCGGCGTCGCCCGCTGGCGCATCGGCGGTGCGGGCTTCGCCGCTCCCGTCCTGCTGCGGCCTCTGGCGATCCGGCGGCACCACTCCGACTTCGAGCTCAAGCTCCAGGGTGCGTTCGAGGTGAATCCCGAGCTCGTCCGCATCGCGCGCGAGCACTTCGGCATCTCGATCGACCCCGCATCCCTCGCGGCGCTCGCCTACGACGGCGGCATCTTCAAGCCGCAGCCCGTGATCGACAGCCTCCGCGCGACGACGCGATCGATCGACACGTTCTCGGTGGAGCCGCGGCTCGTCGTCTCGACGTTCGCCGATGTCTCCGCGGCGATGTCCCGCGACGGCGGGAGTCTCGATCACCTGGTGCTGAACGCACTCAACGGCCACGTCGGCGACCGGGAGCAGATCTCCGCACCGCGGGCGGCACCGCACCACACCTCTCCGGACGACCGCGCACCGGCATCCGACAACCTCCTCCTCGATGCGGATGCCGAGCAGGAGGCCGTGCTCGCACGCATCGCCGCAGGGCACTCGCTCACGGTGGCGACGCTTCCGGGCACCGGCGGCACGCAGACGGTCATCAACGCGCTGGGCGAGCTCGTGCGCGCGGGCAAGCGCGTACTGGTGGTCTCGGCACGGCGTTCGACGCTCGACGGCGTGCGTCATCGTCTCGCCGGCATCGGGCTCGACAGCCTCGCGATCTCTCCGGCGAGCGTGCGCCGCGACCTCGTCCGTGCCATCGGGCGCAACGAGAAGGCCGCAGCGCCCAAGGTGAGCGAGGTGGACGACGCGCTCGTGCGTCTGCGCACCGTGCTGCGCGACTACCGGCAGGCGCTCACGTCGCCGATCCCCGGGACCGATGCGTCGGTCCTCGACGCGACCCGTCACCTCACGCGCCTCGCATCGCTTCCCGTTCCGCCGTCGACAACGGCTCGTCTCGGACCCGACGCCCTGCGCCGTCTGGCCGCCGACCGGACCGAGGCATCCGAGTCGCTGGCCCAGGCCGCACGCCTGGGCGAATTCCGCTTCGGTCCCGACGACTCGCCCTGGTACGGCGTGACTTTCGCCAGCACCGAGGCCGCACGCGCCGCGCACGAGCTCGCCGGACGCCTGCACGCGAGCAGCGTGCCCGCGCTCCTCGAGCGCGGCTACGAGCTGATCGCCCAGACGCACATGCGCCCGTTCTCGACCGTCGACGAGCTCGGCGAGTATCTGCGCCTGCTGCAGGGCATCCGCGACTCGCTCGACCGGTTCAGCCCCACGGTGTTCGAGCGTCCGCTGGGCGAGCTCATCCAGGCCCATGGCTCGCGCCGTGACGCGCCCGGTCTGTCCGCCGCCAATCGCCGACGGCTGCGGCGCCTCGCGAAGGAGTACGTGCGCCCCGGCGTCCACGTCACCGAGATGCACGAGGCTCTGCTGCGCATCCAGACGCAGCGCACGCAGTGGCAGCGGTTCGTCGAGGCCGGCGTCGCACCTGAGGTGCCGCTGGGTCTGGGCGACGTCGCCGCCTCCTGGCAGCGGGTGGAGGCGGAACTCGCGGAGCTCGATGCCGCGCTCGGCCGCCGCGAGCCCCTGGCGACCCTCCCGGTCGCGCGGCTGGTCCGCACGCTGGCCGGTCTCGCCGAGAAGTCCGACGTGTTCGACAACCTCGTGGAGCGTGCGCAGCTGCGCGACCGTCTCGCGCTGCTCGGCCTGGAGCCGCTGCTCGCGGAGCTCTCCGTGCGCCATGTCGCCGAGTCCCGGGTGGGCGACGAGCTCGAGTTCGCCTGGTGGCAGTCGCTCCTGGAGCGGGCGCTGCAGGACAACCGGGCGCTCCTCGGTGCGAACACCGCGGTCGTGGACCGGCTCGAACGCGACTTCCGCCTCGTCGACGAGGCCCATGCCGCGATGGCCGGCCCTCTGCTCGCCTGGCAGCTCGCGAACCAGTGGCGGATCGCGATCGTCGACGAGCCGCAGCAGTCGCAGCATCTCCGACGGGCGCTGACGCAGCCGGCCACGACGACGGCCGAGGTCGTCAGCTCCGCGCCCGCGCTCATCGACGTGCTGGCCCCGGTCTGGATCTCCTCTCCGTACCTCGTCCCCGAGATCCCCGACTCCGTCGAGTTCGACACCGTGCTGCTGGTCGACGCCGCCGCGATCAACCTCGCGGAGGCCGCGCCGGCGATCCGTCGCGCGCGGCAGATCGTCGCGTTCGGCGACCCGGTCACACAGCGTCCGACTCCCTTCCACATCGCGGTGGACCCGGTGGAGTCCTGGGAGGCGGAGGTCCCGTTCGACGACGTCTCCGTCTTCGAGCGGCTGTCCGAGCTCCTCCCGGTGATGACGCTCACGCGCAGCTACCGTGCCGGAGGCGAGGACCTCGCCGAGCTCATCAACGACGCCTTCTACGGCGGAGAGATCGTGTCGCTGCCGTGGGCCGGCTCCTACCTCGGACGCGGCAGCCTGACGGTCGACTACGTCGAGGGCGGGACCGGTGCACCGGACCCGGTGTCGGGCGCGGTCGAGAGCCCGGACGCGGAGGTGGCCAGGGTCGTGACCCTCGTCGTCGAGCATGCGATCCATCGGCCGTCCGAGTCGCTGATGGTCGTCACGGCCAGCACGCGTCACGCCGAGCGCGTCCGCGCGGCCGTCACCTCGGCGTTCGCCGGCCGATCCGATGTCGCGGACTTCGTCGGCCGAGACACCGCGGAGCCCTTCGCGGTGCTGACGCTGGAGGAATCCGTCGCCGAGAGCCGTGACCGGGTGATCTTCTCTCTCGGCTTCGGTCTCACGAAGCACGGTCGGGTGCTGAGCGACTTCGGCGATCTCTCGACCCCCGACGGCGAGCGGCTGCTCACGGTCGGCATGACACGTGCCCGCCGCTCGATGGTGATCGTCTCGTCCATCCGCCCCTCGGCCTTCGACGACGGACGGCTGGAGCACGGCGCCGCCACGCTGATGTCGATCCTCGGCGGACTCGCCGCACGGAGCAGGGACGCCCGGCTGGAGGATCTCGCCGATCCGCTCACGCTCGCCCTGGCACGCGAGCTGCGACGCCTCGGAGCATCCGTCGACGTCGACTACCGCGGGCTCCTTCCGCTGGTCGCGCAGCACGACGGCAAGGCCGTCGTGATCGAATCGGATCCGGAGTCCCGCGGGGACTCGCTGCGGGAGACGCTGCGGCTGCGGCCGCATGTGCTGCGGAGACTGGGGTGGCACTACGTGCGCGTGCACGCGTTCGATCTCTACAGCGATCCGGTCACCGCCGCGACGCGCATCGCGGGTGTGCTCGGCATCTCCGAGTCGGCGCCGCGCGTCGAGAACGACACGCAGCCGATCGACATCATCGACCCTGAGAATGGCTGA
- the mscL gene encoding large conductance mechanosensitive channel protein MscL, translating into MLKGFKDFILRGNVIDLAVAVVIGSAFTAIVNSVVASIITPLVSLFFKADAAGQFGPQIPSIYGDMVTFPLGDLISAIISFLAVAVVVYFVFVLPMNTFKAHVEARKGTRAEEPEDEPAAATEAELLVEIRDLLKSQRA; encoded by the coding sequence ATGCTCAAAGGCTTCAAGGACTTCATCCTCCGCGGAAACGTGATCGATCTCGCCGTGGCCGTGGTCATCGGCTCCGCGTTCACCGCGATCGTCAACTCCGTCGTGGCCAGCATCATCACTCCGCTCGTCTCGCTCTTCTTCAAGGCGGATGCCGCCGGCCAGTTCGGGCCCCAGATCCCGAGCATCTACGGCGACATGGTCACCTTCCCGCTCGGGGATCTGATCTCGGCCATCATCAGCTTCCTCGCCGTCGCCGTGGTCGTGTACTTCGTGTTCGTCCTGCCGATGAACACCTTCAAGGCGCATGTCGAAGCCCGCAAGGGCACGAGAGCCGAGGAGCCGGAGGACGAGCCCGCCGCCGCCACCGAGGCGGAGCTGCTCGTCGAGATCCGCGACCTGCTCAAGAGCCAGCGCGCCTAA